The following proteins are co-located in the Piscirickettsia litoralis genome:
- a CDS encoding DotH/IcmK family type IV secretion protein, whose translation MKKYRLVKLLFIIISFAALEYSYGSLSNDSFSSVLNNNFPLTTDQIQKYKEKYNDQKKAESSPVGEAPSQSSSSIISVELHPGGVEPIVRTSKGMITSIVMTDRLGKVWPITSYSLGDPASFNIQWNKTSGVLMVQGLKDYGQANIGIMLKGLDIPVMLSLVLGQKKWDYLDYIRVQGYQSSAEALAGVTPHAPDSLIQILNGVPPQGAKELKVEGTSAQVWSYQGKYLLLTTGTLISPQWQAKQSSTGPTELNAYQLSATPSLLISMNGVLKQATILGN comes from the coding sequence ATGAAAAAGTATAGATTAGTTAAATTACTTTTTATTATTATATCTTTTGCTGCGCTTGAGTATTCATATGGTTCATTAAGTAATGATTCATTTAGCTCTGTGTTAAATAATAATTTCCCTTTAACAACAGATCAAATTCAAAAATATAAAGAAAAGTATAATGATCAGAAAAAGGCTGAATCTTCTCCTGTTGGGGAAGCTCCCAGTCAAAGCTCATCATCAATTATTTCTGTAGAGCTTCACCCTGGTGGCGTTGAACCTATTGTGCGCACATCAAAAGGCATGATTACTTCTATTGTTATGACAGATCGGCTTGGAAAAGTTTGGCCAATCACTTCCTATAGTTTAGGGGATCCAGCGAGTTTTAATATTCAGTGGAATAAAACCAGTGGAGTGCTTATGGTGCAAGGACTCAAAGATTATGGTCAGGCTAATATTGGTATCATGTTAAAAGGGTTAGATATACCTGTCATGCTTTCTTTGGTTCTAGGCCAAAAAAAATGGGATTATTTAGACTATATTCGTGTACAAGGTTATCAATCATCTGCAGAAGCACTTGCAGGGGTAACACCACATGCTCCCGACAGTTTGATTCAAATATTGAATGGTGTGCCACCACAAGGGGCTAAAGAGCTGAAGGTCGAAGGCACCTCTGCACAAGTTTGGTCCTATCAAGGTAAATATTTATTATTGACCACAGGGACTTTAATCTCCCCGCAATGGCAAGCAAAGCAAAGTAGTACTGGCCCTACAGAACTAAATGCTTATCAATTATCAGCAACACCATCGTTATTAATTTCTATGAACGGTGTGCTTAAACAAGCGACTATTTTGGGTAATTGA
- a CDS encoding TrbI/VirB10 family protein: MIIFIIILVVLVVLINNITEPKATDQNESSYVADPNARMNSKTTNYTNNVYDKMNTINEKNKIRQAVNQGKTVAEKSTQEINLQAYQESKLSTQDQRIAEITGSATYKKLAQRNNIQKNHVALNENKQQSNQQYSLQVSQKAQQMQSQIQGMVSDWDKVSLQANVVGKIPSITKLSNSQVDGKNGAGGSVIEKAGAILFAVLDTQLNSDQPGTPVMATIVQGKFKNAKLLGSFKREDEKLVVSFDHMSLPALDHSISIKAYAINATTAQNALASDVDNHYLLRYGGLFASAFLQGFGQYFSDTSNSLCDGSTTCIVTGDQSSSATEQTSQKAVYSGLGQVGATLGEKAASEFNRPPTVTLNQGVGMGILFMSDVKV, encoded by the coding sequence ATGATAATTTTTATTATTATTCTAGTTGTTCTTGTCGTGCTTATAAATAATATAACCGAGCCAAAAGCAACAGATCAAAATGAAAGCTCTTATGTTGCTGATCCAAATGCAAGAATGAACAGCAAAACAACAAATTATACAAATAACGTTTATGATAAAATGAACACTATCAATGAAAAAAATAAAATAAGACAAGCTGTAAATCAAGGTAAAACAGTTGCTGAAAAATCTACACAAGAAATTAACCTTCAGGCTTATCAAGAGTCTAAGTTAAGTACGCAAGATCAGCGTATTGCAGAAATAACAGGGTCAGCAACATATAAGAAGCTTGCTCAAAGAAACAATATACAAAAGAATCATGTCGCCCTTAACGAGAATAAACAGCAGAGCAATCAACAATATTCCTTACAAGTTTCACAAAAAGCTCAACAAATGCAAAGTCAAATTCAAGGCATGGTCAGTGATTGGGATAAGGTTTCTTTGCAAGCAAATGTTGTTGGCAAAATTCCTTCTATAACTAAATTATCAAATAGCCAAGTTGATGGGAAGAATGGAGCTGGTGGGAGCGTTATAGAAAAAGCAGGTGCTATTTTATTTGCCGTCTTAGATACACAGCTAAATAGTGATCAACCAGGTACTCCTGTGATGGCAACAATTGTTCAAGGAAAGTTTAAAAATGCTAAATTATTAGGCAGTTTTAAGCGCGAAGATGAAAAGCTTGTGGTCAGTTTCGATCATATGTCTTTACCTGCGCTGGATCATAGTATTTCGATTAAAGCGTATGCTATTAATGCAACAACTGCACAAAATGCACTAGCCTCTGATGTTGATAATCACTATTTGCTCCGTTATGGAGGGTTATTTGCCTCAGCTTTTTTACAGGGATTTGGGCAATATTTTTCTGATACGTCCAATAGTCTATGTGATGGATCAACAACATGTATTGTAACGGGTGACCAATCATCCTCGGCAACAGAGCAAACTTCTCAAAAGGCCGTTTATTCTGGGCTTGGGCAAGTTGGAGCAACACTCGGTGAAAAAGCGGCATCCGAATTTAATCGTCCACCAACGGTGACATTGAATCAGGGTGTTGGTATGGGAATTTTGTTTATGTCTGATGTGAAGGTGTAG